TAGGATCAGATTAACACTCAGTGAATTTAAAAATAATGTTTCTATTTAAAAAATAACAATCAATGGGGTAAGGAATTTATACTTCTAGAAAATTAACCATGTTGATGATAAAATATACTATATAAAAAAGGTCAAGAGGAGGAAATTTTTAATGAGTAAAAAGATTCCCATTATTGATGGACATTGTGACACCGCCTTACTGCTCGAGGAAGAAAATTATGACTTTTTTGGCAAAAACCAGCTGGGGCATATAGATTTTAATCGCTTAAAAGAGGCTGATGTTAGGTTACAGTTTTTTGCTGTTTTTGTAAATCCTCAAATTAATCAGTTTAATATTTTGGAGAAAGGTTTAGATAAATTAAACCAAATTCTTAAAGTTATAGAAGATGATGAAGATATTTTTTTGGTTAAAAATAAAGCAGATTTAAACAAATTGCAAAAAGGCAAATTGGGGATATTAATAAGTGTAGAAGGTGGAGATGTTATAGGAAAAAATATTCAAATCCTGGATATTTTTTATAGACTTGGAATGCGTTCTTTGACTCTTACATGGAGTAACAACAATTTCATATCCGATGGAATTTCTGATAGTAGAAACGGCGGTTTGACTAGCTTTGGTAAAGAAGTTATTCAAGAGATGCATGAGAAAAATATTATTTTAGATGTTTCCCATTTATCTGTTGCAGGTTTTTGGGATGTTGTAGATAACTATAAAAAACCTATAATAGCTTCTCATTCAAACTGTAAAACGGTTTTTAGCCACAAACGTAGTTTAGATGATAAGCAAATAAAGGCGATTGCAAACTCCAATGGACTTATAGGTATAAATTTTGCGCCACATCAACTTTGGAAAGAAGGGAATGCAGATTTAGATATTATCATAAGGCATATGAAACATCTAAAAAATCTAATTGGGGTCAAGCATATAGCTTTAGGAAGTGATTTTGATGGAGTGTCAAAGTTGCCAAAGGGAATAAAAGATGTAACATCTTTCCAAAGGTTATTTTCATCAATGGAAAAAAACGGTTTTTCTGAAGTTGAAGTTGAACACATAGCTTACAATAACTATTACAATTTTTTAAATACTAACCTGTAGATAATGGAGGATATATATGGATCTGCATATTCATTCAACTTGTTCTGATGGTTCTTTAACGCCAGAAGAGATTGTAAAAAAAGCTAGTGAAAAAAAATTAAAAATCATATCTATTACTGACCACGATGAAATTTCTGCTTATAAGTTAGCAAAACCAAAGGCTGATAAGTTAGATATAAAACTAATACCAGGAGTAGAAATAAACACAGAAGTCAACAAAAAAGAGGTACATATCTTAGGGTACTTTATAGACGTAAATAATAAGTACTTAATTGAAGGGTTAGAGAAGTTAAGAGAACAAAGAGAGTTAAGGGTCAAAAAGATAAGTGAAAAATTAACTCATCTGGGTTATCCATTAACTTATGATGAAGTCTGTCAGGTTTCCCAAGGGAAGTCAATAGGAAGGGTACATGTAGCAGAAGCAATGATAAAAAAGGGATATGTTTCAAGTATAAGGGAAGCATTTAATAGCTTTTTAGCGACTAGCGAGAAAGCTTATGTGCCTAGGTATAAGCTTTCTCCAAATCAAGCTATAAAACTAATACATAAAGCTGGAGGGGTAGCAGTATTAGCACATCCTGTACAAATTCAAGATGACCAATTAGTTACGGAGTTGACAAAGTTTGTAGATGGAATTGAAGTGTATCATAGTGATCATAGTTCAGAAGACATAAAAAAATACTTGTCATATGCTGAAAAAAGTAGTTTAATAGTATCAGGAGGCTCAGACTGTCATGGAAGTTCAAAAGGTATGCCGTTTCTGATGGGTACTGTGCTGATACCTGAATCAGTTAAAATACCATGGAAATTGGGAAAGGAGGAGCTGTTATCACCAAGTTTAGAATAGAAAAAAATGCAAAAATACCATTATATGTACAGGTAAAAAACAATATAAAAGAGTTAATTAAAAAAGGAGAATTAAAACCTGGTACAAAAATTCCTACAGAAAGAGAGCTTTCTAAGGAATTAAATGTCAGCAGAAACACTGTTAGCGTAGCCTTTCAAGAGCTAGAAAGTGAAGGTTATTTAGATTGTAAGCAAGGTAAGGGTACCTTTGTTTCCGAAATAGACGAGGCATTGAAGAAAGAAAGCAGAAAAGAAAGATTGTTAAAAATGATAGATATCACTTTAGATGAAGGTAGGTCTTTAGGATTTTCCATAGACGAGATTTTAGCAATAGCCCATGTCCGTGGCCGTGAAAAAAAAGAGATTCTTCATAAAATTAAAGTTTTATTTATAGAATGTAACAAAGAGCAAGGTGAGTATATTTCAAAACAATTATCTACTGACTTAAGCATCAATGTAGAGCCCATAGTGCTTGATAATCTTTTAGCTAATCCTGAAAAGTACGAATTCTTGATATCTCAGTCAACTATAATAATAACAACTTTTTTCCATATAGAACAAGTTAAAAAACTTAGCGATTTTGCTGGCAAAGATGTCATTCCTATAGCTTTATCACCTCACTTAGAAACAATTGTTAAAATAGCAAGATTCCCTGCGGATCAGAAAGTGCTATTAGTTTGCAAATCACAAACTTTTGCTAATAAAGTAATTTCTAGCCTAAAAAGTGCAGGTATCTCCCACTTAGAAATAGATACCTTTCTACAAGCGAGAAATAAACAAAGCGAATTTGAGAAAGTTATTGATGATTACAAATATATAATTACCTCTCCTGGACACCAGCATATGACTTCAAAAAAAGCTAAAATGGAAAATGGCAATAAAGAAGTTTTAGAGTTTAACTTTAAACCCGATTTGGCATCTATAAACTTATTAAAAAGTGCACTACTAGAACAAAGAGATAAAAAAAACTCAATATCATTATAAATACGTATATTTAAATCACCTCTTTGATAAATAATAAAAGGGGTGATTTTTTTTGAAAAAAATCCATAATCACATTAAAATTTCTTTTGTTATTTTTTTGGCAGTGTTGATCTTAACTTGTATAACACACAAAATCTATTATAGAAATGTTTTTTTTACAGGTACTTATATTAATAATAACTATGTTGGAAAAATGTCTATAGAGGAGAGTTTAACGTTTTTTAAGGAGGAACATTTTAAAGAAGAAAATGTTACTTTAACTTTAGATGAGCAAAAATGGGAGGTACCATTAGAGCAGTTTTTATTAGCAGATTTCAATGATTTAAATTTAGCCCTTGTCAACATAAAAAGAGAGCAGAGGGTTATCAATCCTTTAAAATACTTCACAATAATAAGAAATCATAAAAAAGAACATGCGAAATATAACTTAGATCTTTTTGATAACCAAGCTATTAAAAAAAAGTTAGATGAAATTGCACAGGAGGTAAATTATGAACCTTTAGATGCAAATATGTCTGTACGAAATGGTGACGTTGAAATTTCTAATCATCAACGAGGTAAAGTGTTAAATATTGAACAAACTAAGGCTGTTATAATTTCTAACATGCAAGCAGGTTTATATACAACAAATGTCGAGCTAAAAGTAAAAGAACCGGAAGTTACTGCAGACGATCTTAAAACACTAAATGTCACCGATAAAGTTACTTCGGTTTCAAGCAATTTTACAGATAGCACCGAAAACAGAATTTACAATATAAAGAAGGCTGGAAATAAAATTGACCATTTTCTTTTATGGCCTGGGCAAGAATTTTCTTTTAATGAGGTAGTAGGTAAGGCAAACAAGGAAAATGGATATAAGGAATCTTTAATTATAGTAGATAGTGAGTTTGTTCCTGGATATGGTGGTGGAGTTTGCCAAGTGTCATCAAATTT
This genomic interval from Proteinivorax tanatarense contains the following:
- a CDS encoding PHP domain-containing protein, whose protein sequence is MDLHIHSTCSDGSLTPEEIVKKASEKKLKIISITDHDEISAYKLAKPKADKLDIKLIPGVEINTEVNKKEVHILGYFIDVNNKYLIEGLEKLREQRELRVKKISEKLTHLGYPLTYDEVCQVSQGKSIGRVHVAEAMIKKGYVSSIREAFNSFLATSEKAYVPRYKLSPNQAIKLIHKAGGVAVLAHPVQIQDDQLVTELTKFVDGIEVYHSDHSSEDIKKYLSYAEKSSLIVSGGSDCHGSSKGMPFLMGTVLIPESVKIPWKLGKEELLSPSLE
- a CDS encoding dipeptidase; translation: MSKKIPIIDGHCDTALLLEEENYDFFGKNQLGHIDFNRLKEADVRLQFFAVFVNPQINQFNILEKGLDKLNQILKVIEDDEDIFLVKNKADLNKLQKGKLGILISVEGGDVIGKNIQILDIFYRLGMRSLTLTWSNNNFISDGISDSRNGGLTSFGKEVIQEMHEKNIILDVSHLSVAGFWDVVDNYKKPIIASHSNCKTVFSHKRSLDDKQIKAIANSNGLIGINFAPHQLWKEGNADLDIIIRHMKHLKNLIGVKHIALGSDFDGVSKLPKGIKDVTSFQRLFSSMEKNGFSEVEVEHIAYNNYYNFLNTNL
- a CDS encoding VanW family protein, translated to MKKIHNHIKISFVIFLAVLILTCITHKIYYRNVFFTGTYINNNYVGKMSIEESLTFFKEEHFKEENVTLTLDEQKWEVPLEQFLLADFNDLNLALVNIKREQRVINPLKYFTIIRNHKKEHAKYNLDLFDNQAIKKKLDEIAQEVNYEPLDANMSVRNGDVEISNHQRGKVLNIEQTKAVIISNMQAGLYTTNVELKVKEPEVTADDLKTLNVTDKVTSVSSNFTDSTENRIYNIKKAGNKIDHFLLWPGQEFSFNEVVGKANKENGYKESLIIVDSEFVPGYGGGVCQVSSNLYNAALKTNLEIIERHNHGRPVSYFDLGWDATIAYPYLDLKFKNNSPYGVLIDIHYTETEIITDFYSFPPAFPKVELVQSDYEKVEFEVKYKKNIELEPGEESVVSEGKDGYKISTWRNIIFSDGSVYKEKLFSDFYKPVPKVIEKNPEDME
- a CDS encoding GntR family transcriptional regulator, whose translation is MEIGKGGAVITKFRIEKNAKIPLYVQVKNNIKELIKKGELKPGTKIPTERELSKELNVSRNTVSVAFQELESEGYLDCKQGKGTFVSEIDEALKKESRKERLLKMIDITLDEGRSLGFSIDEILAIAHVRGREKKEILHKIKVLFIECNKEQGEYISKQLSTDLSINVEPIVLDNLLANPEKYEFLISQSTIIITTFFHIEQVKKLSDFAGKDVIPIALSPHLETIVKIARFPADQKVLLVCKSQTFANKVISSLKSAGISHLEIDTFLQARNKQSEFEKVIDDYKYIITSPGHQHMTSKKAKMENGNKEVLEFNFKPDLASINLLKSALLEQRDKKNSISL